In a genomic window of [Chlorobium] sp. 445:
- a CDS encoding peptidase M28 translates to MHLRLFLLVLSLLLLAARTPSAPPAVEQIGYQLIEPSLLSAHLRFLSSDELEGRETAKRGQKIAARYIASHFERLGLKPLGDSGTYFQKFLVRERRLGSSNEIALKVGNSTYSFHKIFEDFAFSLRGTQAAKLSGSVAFCGYGIRDKKLSYSDYNGINAEGKIVLLLSGVPKSAESEPAFEKWNDTYIKYLAALESRPLAVFIVLGHSGMPSLKEQFESRKDQLAMSSMALAQANQPTTPDARSTSVPLIFISAQVANTMLAPLRKTVDELAASFTSRPLKPMSFELKQVTASLTIDFVEEILQSENVCAMLEGSDSTLKNEAIVYSAHYDHVGVGISGNIFNGADDDGSGTSAVLALAEAFAKNGMRPPRSIIFLAFAGEEKGLLGSKFYTDYPRFPLKQTIANLNIDMIGRLDEKYEELGNPNYVYVIGSDKISKDLDAVLQEQNRLSVNLTLDYRYNDDNDPNRFYYRSDHYNFAKNGIPVIFFFNGTHADYHEPTDDFEKINLEKMAKIVRLTFAVGWELGYRRAVLRRN, encoded by the coding sequence ATGCATTTGCGATTGTTTCTTTTGGTTCTATCTCTGCTCCTACTTGCTGCTCGCACGCCGAGTGCCCCGCCAGCTGTAGAGCAAATCGGCTACCAACTCATCGAGCCTTCACTGCTTAGCGCACATCTGCGTTTTCTCTCAAGCGATGAGCTCGAGGGTCGAGAGACCGCAAAACGTGGTCAGAAAATTGCCGCTCGCTATATCGCTTCCCACTTTGAGCGCTTAGGGCTCAAACCGCTTGGAGATAGCGGTACATATTTCCAAAAGTTTCTTGTCAGAGAGCGTCGGCTTGGCTCATCAAATGAAATTGCACTTAAAGTTGGCAATAGCACCTATTCTTTCCACAAAATTTTCGAGGATTTTGCGTTTTCACTGCGCGGTACGCAAGCTGCGAAACTTAGCGGCAGTGTGGCCTTCTGCGGCTACGGTATTCGTGACAAAAAACTCAGCTATTCCGACTACAACGGTATCAACGCAGAGGGCAAAATCGTGCTCTTACTTTCTGGTGTGCCTAAAAGTGCAGAGAGCGAACCTGCTTTTGAAAAGTGGAACGACACTTACATCAAATATCTGGCTGCACTTGAATCCCGACCGCTTGCTGTTTTCATTGTGCTTGGGCACAGCGGCATGCCGAGTCTTAAAGAGCAATTCGAATCGCGCAAAGATCAACTTGCCATGAGCAGCATGGCGCTTGCCCAAGCTAACCAACCCACCACACCCGATGCAAGATCAACCAGCGTGCCACTCATTTTTATTTCGGCGCAAGTTGCTAACACCATGCTTGCACCACTTCGTAAAACCGTCGATGAGCTTGCAGCTTCCTTCACATCCCGACCGCTAAAGCCCATGTCTTTTGAACTCAAACAGGTTACGGCAAGCCTTACAATTGACTTCGTTGAGGAAATTTTGCAAAGTGAAAATGTCTGCGCAATGCTCGAAGGCAGCGATTCGACTTTGAAAAACGAAGCAATTGTCTATTCAGCGCATTACGACCATGTGGGTGTTGGCATTAGCGGCAATATCTTCAACGGCGCCGATGATGATGGCTCTGGCACTTCTGCGGTGCTGGCTTTAGCGGAAGCCTTTGCTAAAAATGGCATGCGTCCACCACGTTCTATCATTTTTCTGGCTTTTGCTGGTGAGGAAAAAGGACTGCTTGGCTCCAAGTTCTATACCGACTATCCCCGCTTTCCGCTCAAACAAACGATTGCAAACCTCAATATCGATATGATTGGTCGACTCGATGAAAAGTATGAAGAGCTCGGTAACCCAAACTATGTTTATGTGATTGGCTCAGACAAAATTTCAAAAGACCTTGATGCCGTGCTGCAAGAGCAAAATCGCCTGAGTGTCAATCTCACGCTCGACTATCGCTACAATGACGACAATGACCCTAACCGTTTCTACTACCGCAGCGATCACTACAACTTTGCCAAAAATGGCATTCCTGTCATTTTCTTCTTCAACGGTACACATGCTGATTACCATGAACCGACAGACGATTTCGAGAAAATCAACTTAGAGAAAATGGCGAAAATTGTTCGTTTGACTTTTGCTGTCGGTTGGGAGCTTGGGTATCGTCGTGCTGTACTTCGCCGAAATTGA
- the alr gene encoding alanine racemase has protein sequence MRTSPPVHLSKALISLGRLRRNARAVQQLVGKSRIMAIVKANGYGHGVHGVAKTLVEEGVRDFGVANIHEAVLLRTALRESGVTTPVCILAFASALPDQLPLYAQHEIELSISDFDIFHLAERVAESLGKPLSVHLKIDTGMGRFGVQPTAALRLAEAIHHSPHLSLKALYTHFAASGSDPAFTRQQLASYLHLVREFEHSTGARVLRHAANSGAILTDKSTYLDMVRPGILLYGYPPSSDFAPTLALEPVMHLQAHVVFTKWVEAGTTISYARQWQAPQRTRIATISIGYADGYPRALSNKTHVVIRGKRFAQVGAITMDAMMVDLGQDESVQVGDCVTLFGGDSSLSVNHLAESIGTIGYEMLCAISPRVQRLFVE, from the coding sequence TTGCGCACGTCGCCTCCAGTTCATCTTTCAAAAGCTCTAATCTCTTTGGGACGATTGCGTCGCAATGCACGCGCGGTACAGCAACTTGTAGGTAAATCACGCATCATGGCTATCGTTAAAGCCAATGGTTATGGACACGGCGTGCACGGTGTTGCCAAAACATTGGTTGAGGAAGGGGTTCGCGATTTTGGTGTTGCTAATATCCACGAAGCCGTGCTATTGCGCACTGCCCTACGTGAAAGTGGCGTTACAACACCCGTCTGCATTCTTGCCTTTGCTTCAGCACTGCCCGATCAGCTCCCGCTCTACGCTCAGCATGAGATAGAACTTTCCATCAGCGATTTTGACATCTTTCATCTTGCTGAACGCGTGGCTGAAAGTCTTGGCAAACCGCTTAGCGTGCATCTGAAAATTGATACAGGCATGGGTCGCTTTGGCGTTCAGCCTACTGCAGCACTGCGTCTTGCTGAAGCAATCCACCACTCCCCTCATCTTTCACTTAAAGCCCTTTACACGCATTTTGCCGCAAGTGGTAGCGATCCTGCTTTCACACGTCAGCAACTGGCAAGTTATCTTCATCTCGTTCGTGAATTCGAACACAGTACAGGTGCACGCGTGCTGCGACACGCCGCCAACAGTGGCGCAATTCTCACTGACAAATCCACCTACTTAGATATGGTGCGCCCGGGCATTTTGCTCTATGGCTATCCGCCAAGTTCAGACTTTGCGCCAACTTTGGCTCTTGAGCCCGTCATGCATCTTCAAGCGCATGTCGTTTTTACCAAATGGGTAGAAGCTGGCACAACCATTAGCTATGCTCGACAATGGCAGGCACCACAGCGTACACGCATTGCAACCATCTCTATTGGCTACGCAGATGGCTATCCGCGTGCTCTGTCCAACAAAACCCATGTGGTCATTAGGGGCAAACGCTTTGCACAAGTCGGCGCTATTACAATGGATGCAATGATGGTCGATTTGGGTCAAGATGAATCGGTTCAGGTAGGCGACTGCGTTACGCTCTTTGGTGGTGATAGCTCTCTTTCAGTCAATCACCTTGCAGAAAGCATTGGTACGATTGGCTACGAAATGCTTTGCGCAATTTCTCCACGCGTGCAGCGCCTCTTTGTGGAATAA
- a CDS encoding ATPase — MKPYIRIASGQGFWGDLQRAPLDQVRLSKGDTAIDYMMLDYLAEVTMSIMQKQRQKDPTLGYARDFPDLLAQILPELLEKNIKVITNAGGVNPLACRDKVFEVAKKLGIKGLKVGVVMGDDIMDRLDALLASGEELRNMETGEPLSAIRDRVLSANVYFGAQPIAQALCQDAQIVITGRCTDTGLTLAPMIYEFGWKETDWDLLAAGTVAGHILECGAQASGGNFLGDWESVPNLENIGFPIAEMHADGTCFIMKHEGTGGLINQAVIKEQLCYEIGNPAEYITPDGVADFTTIHLEDAGKDRVKVFGVKGKPATAFYKVSISYADGWVAFGSLTYAFPDALKKAKRADEILRARLKNLGLVFDEIHTEFVGANACHQHLESLEHVNEVQLRVGVRSHDKKAVERFGYEIAPLILTGPPSVTGFAGGRPKPSEVIAYFPALIDKSKIAPQVVVEEI, encoded by the coding sequence GTGAAGCCATACATTCGAATTGCGTCTGGACAGGGGTTTTGGGGAGATTTGCAGCGTGCACCACTCGATCAAGTTCGGCTCTCCAAGGGCGACACCGCCATTGATTACATGATGCTCGACTACCTTGCCGAAGTAACAATGAGCATCATGCAAAAGCAGCGTCAGAAAGACCCAACGCTGGGCTATGCACGCGATTTCCCTGACTTACTTGCACAAATTTTGCCTGAGCTTTTGGAAAAAAACATCAAAGTGATCACCAATGCAGGCGGTGTAAATCCGCTGGCATGCCGTGATAAGGTTTTTGAAGTAGCAAAGAAGCTTGGTATCAAGGGGTTAAAAGTTGGGGTAGTGATGGGTGATGATATTATGGATAGGCTTGATGCACTGCTAGCTTCGGGCGAGGAGTTGCGCAACATGGAAACTGGCGAGCCACTTTCTGCGATTCGAGACCGAGTGCTTAGTGCAAATGTCTATTTTGGTGCGCAGCCGATTGCACAGGCGTTGTGCCAAGACGCGCAGATTGTGATAACAGGTCGCTGCACAGACACGGGACTGACACTTGCACCGATGATATACGAGTTTGGTTGGAAAGAAACCGACTGGGATTTGCTGGCAGCAGGCACCGTAGCAGGACACATTTTGGAATGTGGTGCACAAGCCAGTGGCGGCAATTTTCTTGGCGACTGGGAAAGTGTGCCAAACCTTGAAAACATTGGTTTCCCTATTGCAGAAATGCATGCCGATGGCACATGTTTCATTATGAAGCATGAGGGTACAGGTGGACTAATCAATCAAGCCGTAATTAAAGAACAGCTATGCTATGAGATTGGTAATCCTGCTGAATACATCACGCCCGATGGTGTTGCCGATTTCACAACGATTCACTTGGAAGATGCCGGCAAAGATCGTGTCAAGGTCTTTGGTGTGAAAGGCAAACCTGCAACAGCGTTTTACAAGGTCTCAATATCTTATGCTGATGGTTGGGTAGCCTTTGGCAGTTTGACCTACGCGTTTCCGGATGCGCTCAAAAAAGCAAAACGTGCCGATGAGATTCTGCGTGCGAGGTTGAAAAATTTGGGGTTAGTGTTTGATGAAATTCATACGGAGTTTGTCGGTGCAAATGCCTGTCATCAACATTTAGAGTCGCTGGAGCATGTCAATGAAGTGCAATTGCGCGTCGGGGTGCGTAGCCACGATAAAAAAGCTGTCGAACGGTTTGGCTACGAAATTGCGCCATTGATTCTGACAGGTCCGCCAAGCGTAACAGGCTTTGCAGGCGGTCGTCCAAAGCCGTCAGAGGTGATTGCTTATTTCCCAGCGCTAATTGACAAGAGCAAAATTGCACCGCAGGTCGTCGTAGAAGAGATTTAA
- a CDS encoding RNA polymerase subunit sigma, which yields MRQLKISRQITNRESASLDRYLQEIGKFELLTAQDEIELTRKIKRGEGKSVDSKEYREAQRALEKLIKANLRFVVSVAKQYQNQGLSLGDLINEGNLGLIKAAKRFDETRGFKFISYAVWWIRQSILQALAEQSRIVRLPLNRVGTLNKIGKAFSQLEQEYERDPSTEELAQILDMNAGEITDTLKIAGRHISVDAPFAQGDDNRLLDVLQNDSHRPDHGLIRESLCVEVERSLSALTPREADVIRSYFGIGMENPLTLEEIGEKFKLTRERVRQIKEKAIRRLRHSPYSAVLKEYIGS from the coding sequence ATGAGACAACTGAAAATCAGCCGACAAATCACCAATCGTGAGAGCGCTTCGCTCGACCGATATCTGCAAGAGATTGGGAAGTTCGAACTTTTAACTGCCCAAGATGAAATTGAACTGACGCGCAAAATCAAGCGCGGTGAAGGCAAGTCTGTCGATTCTAAAGAATACAGAGAGGCACAGCGCGCATTAGAAAAACTCATCAAAGCAAACTTGCGCTTCGTTGTCTCTGTCGCAAAGCAGTACCAAAACCAAGGCTTGTCGCTGGGCGACCTAATCAATGAAGGCAACTTAGGCTTAATCAAAGCCGCAAAGCGCTTCGATGAAACACGTGGTTTCAAGTTCATCTCGTATGCGGTGTGGTGGATTCGTCAATCTATTTTGCAAGCCTTAGCCGAGCAATCACGCATTGTGCGTCTACCGCTCAACCGTGTGGGCACACTCAACAAAATTGGTAAAGCCTTCAGTCAACTCGAACAAGAATATGAGCGTGACCCAAGCACGGAAGAACTGGCACAAATTTTGGACATGAACGCCGGGGAGATTACCGACACGCTCAAAATCGCAGGGCGTCATATCTCTGTCGATGCCCCCTTCGCACAAGGCGATGACAACCGCCTGCTCGATGTCTTGCAAAACGACTCGCATCGACCTGACCATGGGCTTATTCGTGAATCGCTCTGTGTGGAAGTCGAGCGTTCGCTCTCAGCTCTGACACCACGCGAAGCCGACGTGATTCGCTCCTACTTCGGTATCGGCATGGAAAATCCTCTCACACTCGAGGAAATTGGTGAAAAGTTCAAACTCACACGCGAGCGCGTGCGCCAAATCAAAGAAAAAGCCATTCGCCGCCTGCGACACTCACCCTACAGCGCAGTGCTCAAAGAATACATCGGCAGTTAA
- a CDS encoding esterase, producing MTRNILSSMIFLSAMCSQLEAQQVQRIVSQISQNDSVQMAVVGTLKRFEKFPSQYIEARHVDVWLPPDYETKTSQHYAVLYMHDGQNLFDPKQSFIGVDWAMDETMTKLLAEQKIRPTLVVGIWNSPKRRAEYMPEKAFALLSEAEKAKFVEQHGSAPFSNRYLQFLVSELKPFIDSTFRTLPERENTFIMGSSMGGLISLYAICEYPHIFGGAGCLSTHFPIGNGIMIDYMKTHLPEPATHKIYFDYGTETLDKDYEPYQQKADAIMREKGFTEKNWITQKFIGDEHSERAWRKRVHLPLLFLLGRKI from the coding sequence ATGACGCGCAACATCCTTTCGTCAATGATATTCCTCTCTGCGATGTGTAGCCAGCTCGAAGCACAACAAGTGCAAAGAATAGTTTCACAAATTTCACAAAACGACAGTGTGCAGATGGCAGTTGTCGGCACACTGAAACGCTTTGAGAAGTTCCCCTCGCAGTATATTGAAGCGCGCCATGTAGATGTGTGGCTGCCACCTGACTACGAGACCAAGACAAGCCAACACTACGCTGTGCTCTACATGCACGATGGACAGAATCTGTTCGATCCAAAACAGTCCTTCATCGGTGTCGACTGGGCAATGGATGAGACAATGACCAAATTGCTGGCTGAGCAAAAAATTCGACCGACCCTTGTCGTCGGCATCTGGAACTCGCCGAAGCGGCGCGCAGAATATATGCCCGAAAAGGCTTTTGCACTGCTCTCGGAGGCAGAGAAAGCTAAGTTTGTAGAACAACACGGCAGCGCACCGTTTTCTAACCGCTACCTGCAATTTCTCGTCTCCGAACTCAAGCCTTTTATTGACTCGACTTTTCGAACACTGCCCGAACGCGAAAACACATTCATCATGGGCTCGAGCATGGGCGGACTGATTTCACTCTACGCCATTTGTGAATATCCACATATCTTTGGCGGTGCAGGCTGTCTGTCTACGCATTTCCCAATTGGCAACGGTATCATGATTGACTACATGAAAACGCATTTGCCAGAGCCCGCTACACACAAAATCTATTTTGACTACGGCACAGAGACGCTCGACAAAGACTACGAGCCCTATCAACAAAAAGCCGATGCAATCATGCGCGAAAAAGGCTTCACGGAAAAAAATTGGATAACGCAAAAATTTATCGGCGATGAACACTCTGAGCGTGCATGGCGAAAGCGCGTACATCTGCCACTGCTGTTTTTGCTCGGGCGAAAAATTTAA
- a CDS encoding universal stress protein UspA → MISIKKILCPVDFSEVSHNAIRYAKEFACAMNAEIILLHVVEPITMTAETVPYVSEAELERNAKEELAAIANKECPSTLTVKQLVKIGIAPDTIIKVAEQEDADILIMGSHGRTGLTRLLLGSVTEAVMRQAKLPILVVKQEEKEFVK, encoded by the coding sequence ATGATCTCTATCAAAAAAATTCTCTGTCCTGTAGATTTCTCTGAAGTCTCTCACAATGCCATACGCTATGCGAAAGAATTTGCCTGTGCCATGAATGCAGAGATCATTCTTTTGCATGTGGTTGAACCGATTACGATGACAGCAGAAACCGTCCCGTATGTCTCTGAAGCCGAGTTAGAACGCAATGCCAAAGAGGAGTTGGCAGCAATTGCAAATAAAGAATGCCCGAGCACGCTAACAGTAAAGCAACTTGTCAAAATCGGCATTGCGCCAGATACGATTATCAAGGTAGCAGAGCAAGAGGATGCAGATATTTTGATTATGGGCTCGCATGGTAGAACGGGATTAACTCGACTGTTGTTAGGCAGTGTTACCGAAGCTGTGATGCGCCAAGCAAAACTTCCGATTCTCGTGGTCAAGCAAGAGGAAAAAGAGTTCGTAAAATAA
- a CDS encoding transketolase, translated as MKRYESRGDKATRAGFGEALLEIGSQDDRIVALCADLTESLQMKKFEKAFPHRFFNTGIAEANMISIGAGLALAGKIPFVGTFANFAAGRSFDQIRQSVCYSEMNVKICASHSGLTLGEDGATHQILEDIALMRSLPNMTVVVPCDYSETKRAVHAIARYKGPVYLRFSRPALPDFSTEDKPFELGKAIELCEGSDVTIIACGVMVWRALQAAEQLEAEGISARVLNMHTIKPLDESAILKAARETGAIVTAEEHQINGGLGDAVANVVVRHFPAPVEMVAVMDSFGESGTHLQLLEKYGLTAERIVEKVKSALKRKAMAAL; from the coding sequence ATGAAGCGATACGAATCAAGGGGCGACAAAGCCACGCGCGCGGGGTTTGGCGAAGCACTCCTAGAAATTGGTAGCCAAGATGACCGTATCGTGGCACTATGTGCCGACCTTACGGAATCATTGCAAATGAAAAAGTTTGAAAAAGCCTTCCCACATCGCTTCTTCAATACAGGTATTGCCGAAGCTAACATGATTTCCATTGGTGCAGGACTTGCACTTGCAGGCAAGATTCCCTTCGTGGGCACCTTTGCCAATTTTGCAGCAGGACGCAGTTTCGACCAAATTCGTCAGTCGGTCTGCTACTCCGAAATGAATGTCAAAATTTGTGCTTCGCACTCTGGTCTGACACTCGGCGAAGATGGTGCAACACACCAAATTCTCGAAGATATTGCACTGATGCGCTCACTGCCAAATATGACCGTGGTTGTCCCCTGCGATTATAGCGAAACGAAACGCGCTGTGCATGCCATTGCACGGTACAAAGGTCCCGTATATCTGCGATTTAGCCGACCGGCTTTACCTGATTTTTCAACTGAAGACAAGCCATTTGAACTGGGCAAGGCAATTGAGCTCTGCGAAGGTAGTGATGTTACGATTATTGCTTGTGGCGTCATGGTCTGGCGCGCACTGCAGGCAGCCGAACAACTTGAAGCAGAAGGTATCTCGGCACGTGTGCTCAACATGCACACCATTAAACCGCTCGATGAATCAGCAATTCTCAAAGCGGCAAGAGAGACAGGTGCAATTGTAACTGCCGAAGAACACCAAATCAATGGCGGACTGGGTGATGCTGTGGCAAACGTGGTGGTGCGTCATTTCCCGGCGCCCGTCGAAATGGTAGCCGTGATGGATAGCTTTGGCGAGTCGGGCACACATCTGCAACTGCTGGAAAAATACGGTCTGACAGCCGAACGCATCGTTGAAAAAGTAAAGTCTGCTTTGAAACGCAAAGCGATGGCGGCGTTATGA
- a CDS encoding short-chain dehydrogenase, with protein sequence MQEASAEKVCFITGAAGRLGKAMALALAQRGYAICFTYRASLAEARETLKALRQHSPKSQMVRCDIAKVRSIENAFKFFERRFSRLDLCIANASNFFPTPLPHVSEKDWDTLVDTNLKGTFFTMQYAARIMMKQPFNARMITMADVAAELVWRRYAPYTVSKAGIVHLTKIFAKEFAPKILVNAIAPGTMLLHPERDKPYEREILQKIPLKRLGTPDEVVKAMLFLVESEYMTGQVVTVDGGRVLY encoded by the coding sequence ATGCAAGAAGCGTCAGCAGAAAAAGTCTGTTTTATCACAGGTGCAGCTGGACGTCTTGGCAAAGCTATGGCGCTGGCGCTAGCACAGCGTGGCTATGCTATTTGCTTTACCTATCGTGCTTCACTTGCAGAAGCGCGAGAAACGCTCAAAGCCTTACGCCAGCATTCGCCAAAATCGCAAATGGTGCGCTGCGATATTGCCAAAGTGCGCTCTATTGAAAACGCATTCAAATTTTTTGAGCGCCGATTCTCCCGCCTCGATCTCTGCATCGCCAACGCATCAAACTTTTTCCCAACACCCTTGCCTCATGTCAGCGAAAAAGATTGGGACACGCTGGTCGATACTAACCTCAAAGGGACATTCTTTACCATGCAATATGCGGCACGCATTATGATGAAGCAGCCTTTCAATGCCCGCATGATTACGATGGCAGATGTAGCGGCAGAATTGGTGTGGCGACGCTATGCACCATACACGGTCTCAAAAGCAGGCATCGTACATCTGACCAAGATATTTGCAAAAGAATTTGCCCCGAAAATTCTTGTCAATGCAATCGCGCCGGGTACCATGCTCCTGCACCCTGAGCGCGACAAGCCATATGAGCGTGAGATTCTCCAAAAAATCCCACTCAAACGATTAGGGACGCCCGATGAGGTTGTCAAAGCAATGCTGTTCCTTGTGGAAAGTGAGTATATGACGGGGCAAGTCGTAACCGTTGACGGCGGGCGAGTGTTATACTAA
- the hppA gene encoding sodium-translocating pyrophosphatase (pyrophosphate-energized proton pump; pyrophosphate-energized inorganic pyrophosphatase; H+-PPase; can cleave pyrophosphate to two phosphates; can generate a proton motive force and drive pyrophosphate synthesis when PMF is sufficient), protein MELTFIFAASTVGLLFALLLTRQVLSKETGSDAMRRISEAIKEGAEAFLSRQNRTIFYLAILTALLLFVLYAFLRATTEHDPVQNPIALALWTMLSFAIGATCSVVSGYIGMWVSIRANIRTAAAATRSLNDALTVALKGGAVSGFLVVTLSLLGIGLLFFVIKSLEITSPLKIPLLIAGFGFGASFVALFAQLGGGIYTKAADVGADLVGKVEAGIPEDDPRNPAVIADLVGDNVGDCAGRGADLFESISAENIGAMIIAAGLYASNQTLFEQAQISVLGLLLLPLVANGFGLIASLIGVLIVRASETENPMNALNRGYYMATALSALGFFFVTRWLLGDYWLNFFLCGIVGLLTALVFVYLTQYYTEYRYRPVLSIAESSKTGPATNIIGGIAVGFESTAFPILTISTAIITAYYLGNASGLNNAGLFGTAVATLGMLGTAAYILAMDTFGPITDNAGGIVEMSEQPESVREKTDKLDAMGNTTKALTKGYAVGSAGLAAFLLFSAYLDELRNYGAPLEAVNLSKPEVFIGGMVGAMLVFVFSSFAIRAVGNAAQAVIIEVRRQFAVLKRTASGEIEFTTEFKPDYRTCVDIVTASALRQMVVPGALVVLTPIAVGLIFKLLYNLNGNSGATGAEAVAGLLMIGTIAGILMALFLNNSGGAWDNAKKYIETEKRDKAANTGKGSDKHKAAVVGDTVGDPFKDTAGPSLHVLVKLLSTITLVLAPFFI, encoded by the coding sequence ATGGAACTTACCTTTATCTTCGCAGCAAGCACAGTTGGCTTGCTCTTTGCGCTATTGCTGACACGACAAGTACTCTCCAAAGAAACCGGCAGCGATGCGATGCGGCGGATTTCTGAGGCCATCAAAGAAGGTGCAGAAGCATTTCTTTCACGCCAGAACCGCACCATTTTCTACCTTGCTATTCTGACGGCGCTGCTGCTATTTGTGCTCTATGCCTTCTTGCGCGCAACCACCGAGCACGACCCCGTTCAAAATCCGATTGCACTAGCACTTTGGACGATGCTGTCTTTCGCAATCGGTGCTACATGTTCGGTGGTATCAGGCTACATTGGCATGTGGGTCTCAATTCGGGCAAATATTCGCACGGCTGCTGCAGCGACGCGCTCTTTGAATGATGCCCTCACTGTGGCGCTCAAAGGCGGCGCGGTTTCGGGCTTTCTTGTTGTAACACTTAGTCTGTTAGGCATCGGTCTGCTTTTTTTTGTGATTAAATCGCTTGAAATTACATCGCCACTAAAAATCCCTCTGCTGATTGCAGGTTTTGGATTTGGGGCATCGTTTGTAGCGCTCTTTGCACAATTGGGCGGAGGCATTTATACCAAAGCTGCTGATGTCGGTGCAGACCTTGTCGGCAAAGTCGAAGCCGGTATTCCAGAAGATGATCCACGCAATCCAGCGGTGATTGCAGACCTCGTGGGAGATAATGTCGGCGACTGTGCAGGACGTGGTGCAGATCTTTTTGAATCCATCTCTGCTGAAAATATCGGCGCGATGATTATTGCTGCTGGGCTTTACGCATCAAATCAAACCCTGTTTGAACAAGCACAGATCTCCGTTTTAGGCTTGTTGCTCTTGCCGCTGGTTGCTAATGGATTTGGGCTGATTGCATCGCTTATTGGCGTGCTAATTGTGCGAGCAAGCGAAACCGAAAATCCAATGAATGCACTCAACCGTGGCTATTATATGGCAACTGCACTCTCGGCATTAGGGTTTTTCTTTGTAACGCGCTGGCTGCTAGGCGACTACTGGCTGAATTTCTTTCTCTGCGGTATCGTGGGTTTGCTGACCGCTCTGGTGTTCGTATATCTAACACAATACTACACAGAATACCGTTATCGTCCTGTGCTCTCTATTGCGGAATCGTCAAAGACAGGACCAGCAACCAACATCATCGGCGGCATTGCTGTGGGGTTTGAGAGCACGGCATTCCCCATTCTGACGATTTCTACTGCAATCATTACGGCGTATTACTTAGGCAATGCATCAGGGCTAAACAATGCAGGACTATTTGGCACGGCAGTAGCTACGCTTGGTATGCTTGGCACAGCCGCCTACATTTTGGCAATGGACACCTTCGGACCTATTACAGACAATGCAGGCGGCATCGTGGAAATGTCAGAGCAGCCAGAATCAGTGCGTGAGAAAACCGATAAACTTGATGCCATGGGCAATACTACTAAAGCCCTCACGAAAGGCTACGCAGTTGGTTCAGCTGGACTGGCGGCGTTTCTACTCTTCAGCGCCTACCTTGATGAACTGCGCAATTACGGTGCACCGCTAGAAGCAGTCAATCTCTCAAAGCCCGAAGTCTTTATTGGTGGAATGGTGGGTGCGATGCTGGTCTTCGTATTCAGCTCGTTTGCAATTCGTGCGGTGGGTAATGCTGCGCAAGCTGTTATTATTGAAGTGCGTCGGCAATTTGCGGTGCTCAAACGCACCGCAAGTGGCGAGATTGAATTTACAACAGAGTTCAAACCAGATTACCGTACTTGTGTGGATATTGTAACCGCATCGGCATTGCGCCAGATGGTGGTGCCCGGTGCTTTGGTCGTGCTGACGCCCATTGCTGTCGGTCTTATCTTCAAATTGCTCTATAACCTCAATGGCAACAGTGGTGCAACTGGCGCAGAAGCCGTCGCTGGTCTTCTGATGATTGGCACCATTGCAGGGATTCTGATGGCGCTCTTTCTTAACAATTCAGGCGGCGCATGGGATAATGCAAAAAAGTATATTGAAACTGAAAAGCGCGATAAAGCCGCAAACACAGGTAAAGGCTCTGACAAACACAAAGCCGCCGTCGTGGGCGATACTGTCGGCGATCCATTCAAAGACACTGCAGGACCCTCATTGCATGTGCTGGTGAAACTGCTTTCAACCATTACGCTGGTGCTGGCGCCATTTTTTATTTGA